The sequence GTGCCATCTTTTAGAAACTTTAAAGCCATGTAGGATTTGTTATTCTCCAACCAAGTGCGTGATTCTGTAGGTCCCTCAACAGTATCCTTATTGCGATACTAAAATTAgcattaattattaatttaatcaaaattattgttattttaaattgtggCTAACCCAACATTGATATAATTCCAAAGGTTGATTGTCACTAGTCCACTTTAGCACTTTTAGACAATAACGAAAGAAGGCGTTATTATTACGTTTCACCTCCAAATGTTTGCTGTCATTGAGCCGTTGAACTTTGCGCAAAAGATTCGTACAAATTTCAATATCCTTGGGTCGCTTTAGAGTTTTCATTAGAGCCTGGGCAATGcgcaaataattttcaaattgttcagCTAAAATTTCATGTTCGTTGAAGGAGGTCATTGGCTTAGGAGAAGAAGAAGCAGGTGTTGGTGTTAATTCAGTTGGAGCAGCATCTTTTGTATTTTCAGGTTCCGTCTCAATTTTGGTTGTCTGCTCGGTGGAGTGAAAAGATTCTTCGGTTTCATCAGCCATATATTCGAAATTTTGATAATCAATgggataataaaaaaataattcgaattctttttattttttcgtacacaaaattataaacaaatttagggtGTGGTTTCGAACactaatttcaataataataatatgaaataattttaggaTCCTGGGCCATACGTTGCTATCAGTGCTCCTCGGACCAGGACCGTAAGGGTTATGATAGCTGTGGAGCTTACAAAAAATTCAATCGCACCGAGCACATTGCCATTGAATGCAACAGTGATGAATCTCACATGCCTGGCTCGTTTTGTATGAAGGTGGTGCAACAGGGTCCCAGAGGTTTTATATGTGAGTGGGAGAATGCTATAAATCATATATAAATGATATTTATGAGTTTTTAATGTCTTCTTTGTGTCTAGGGGATGGTCGTTGGCGTCAGGTCATTAGACGTTGTGCCTCTGTGGCCGATACTGGTGTTACTGGAGTCTGTAATTGGGGCGTTTATGAAAACGGCATCTACTGGGAGGAGTGCTACTGTTCCAGTGACAGTTGTAATGGCACGGTATCGCTGAGTATGTCTAAAACATTGTGGGCCTTTGTTTTGCTTGTTGGCGTCTTGGGTTTCTCTAGAATTTTACGAAATTGACAAActattttgtatacatacatacatattataacAAAGCTCTTATTAGTTTAAACACATACAGTCCATTTTACACAAATTAGtatgtagtttttaattttttatatacataaagataaattttataacaattaacAACGAGAAATAAAGAATCTCAGATAATGTATGAAAACATATCGaaataaaactgtttaattttattgaagttttaaatacttttaacaaaaatttcacaagATGAGAATGAAATATTCCCCCTTATCGTGGTTGATGTAAATGTCAATAAATGCCACCACGATATGGGTGATTAAACCTTCAATtttaatcagcccaattatgaataaaaattccccaagagttttcccttttctcattttacctattgaaattcaatgggaaaaaactcccggggaattttttattcatgattgggctgaatatatttttactattttcgaCTAAAATTTGTCAATCTAATAACTAATGGCACAGAGAAAACGTCAAACGCTACTGCATTTTTCAAACCTGGAATTCtggattttaaaaatgtaaatcttGAAAATCAAATATAACAATGAAAATAAGTAGATTCCACAAAacatagttttaaatttttaatgtaccTACCCGAGGTACAGCATTTTCTGGCCTTgagaatttgtttattaaaatcgtTTAGAATTTGCAgatttccacttttttataatataaaatatcaataactGACGATTTATTATCTGTAAGGAATAAACTCCTTTATGatctgaataatttttattaacacaaAAATCTCTTTggtatttttctaaattttataacCACAAATTTTATTACCAGCAATTCCCCTACATTTACTAATTCCTCGAACAAGCTCCCCGCTTTGCCAATATATTCAAACCACCATCTTGCCAACCAGCCGCTGGATCATCGGCAACGGCAGCGTATATAATATTCGTGCCATCTTTTAGAAACTTTAAGGCCATGTAAGATTTGTTATTCTCTAACCAAGTGCGTGATTCTGTAGGTCCCTCAACAGTATCCTTATTTTGATACTGAAATTaacattaattattaatttaaacaaaattattgttttccAAAATTGAGACTAACCCAACATTGATATAATTCCAAAGGTTGATTGTCACTAGTCCACTTTAGCACTTTCAGGCAATAACGAAAGAAGGCGTTATTATTACGTTTCACCTCCAAATGTTTGCTGTCATTGAGCCGTTGAACTTTGCGCAAAAGATTCGTACAAATTTCAATATCCTTGGGTCGCTTTAGAGTTTTCATTAGAGCCTGGGCAATGcgcaaataattttcaaattgttctgCTAAAATTTCATGTTCGTTGAAGGAGGTCGTTGGTTTGGGAGAAGAAGAAGAAGCGGGTGTTGGTGTTAATTCAGTTGGAGCTGCATCTTTTGTATTTTCAGGTTCCGTCTCAATTTTGGTTGTCTCCTCGGTGGAGTGAAAAGATTCTTCGGTTTCATCAGCCATATATTAGAAATTTTGATAATCAATgggataataaaaaataattcgaattctTTTTAATCGACTtgataaattatgaaattaatttgatgttttaataaatgacagtgaaacattttatagaattttgtatcaCATTCAATTCCAATACCCAGCAAACCAATATgcaaccaatttttttaaaattaattttgataacAAATGTAAAATCAAATCTTTTTGTTAACATCTATTCGACTAAATAATTGTTGAtaaaggtttttgacaactgagttaggtctttgacaggagaccTAAGTatatttatctatgttttgcaCAGATAACATTTTTGACTGGAGTGTAGAGTGGAGTGACTCTGCCATTGTGAACGTGGCTTTATGATTTCCGCTTTTATTTTTTGCTGAGACAAAACAATTCTTGGATcttgtaaattttgaaaatttcaacagCCATAGAACATTTTCTTTCATACTCGTATTACCTACCActtccttaaaaataaaaatctttgaaatttatttattttttatcacatttaatactaattgtttttttatatttattattttttcaacttccaattttacataaaattttttttaacattttttttatttaatttttgtttagcaaacatgcattttataattattatagatttgtttattttaaataatttatttatattgtattattgactaaaaatcatgttaacattcatattattattttgtttgttttataattgtATAATTATGTATTACAGTTAATAATTTGTTCATCTTTTATATTACgaaatacttttattaaatgttaccttTCTCtaacagaaaattaaattataaatatttatttttctaataacaaactaaatatatatttataataaaaaatttctaaaaaaaatgtgtgtgaAATGTGGTTTGAGtgataaaaatttgtgtatagtATAAGAAAATTGTGCCGTTTTATGATATGATGATTTTTAAAAGAgtattgaattgttatttttttaattatttcagagCTGTAAATACTTAGAGAAGTATGAGTCCAAAGAGCGATTTATTgatcatttaaatataacaagtctgtttctaaatattttgccTATTGACTGACTtgatattgtattattttatcagagtttagagtcatattttataaatcttttcaattgttattaagaatatttcacatttattaagatttataaaatatttctgttaaattcaatttataaattatttttattttattttaatattaagctTAACGAAGTAAAAATTATTGCTCAAATAAGAATGTATTTAGTTAGCAAATGATGTCATaagttgtatgtatttatgtgtcAAGTTGTGATGGATCTGTTTTGGAACTGAAAATAATAGAATAATGTTAATTACATATGCATGTTTCTATGtatctaaatatgtatataagagCCAATGGATTACATGGGATTATATTATCGAACTattgtttatttgaaattatcgaAAAAATCTTCTAGAGAATCTGTTATTCATAGCCATTCTGAATCAAATAATAGACATATACTTCAGGTAGTGtatatttctattatttgatTCCGAAAGGTTCGCAGCAGTACAGTGAAGTTAAATCTGATAAATTAGATGGTTTTGAAAATTGTATCTGATGGATTGAACAGACAATTAGTTTTCCCTTGGTACGAgttattaatttcaatattcaGTTTAACTGAAAACTTCTAAATCATCTTGTATGAATCCCAGTTCTCACTGACAACCAGCAGCGAATATTAAATGCGAATACTATATGACGAATATGAGTTACCTTAACAGCAATAAGTGGAGGCTTCCATTTTGATGGCTATAGAGAAAATCATTGCTAAATTTCtcgataaaataaatttcaggaAAATAATTAGGATTAATATTATTAGGAATCATTTAATAAAGATGTTGCTGGCACAAACTAAGCAGGAGTTGAGCTCTACTGGTTCTAGAATGACAATCGATCTAGAATATATTGTAAGGAAACATGtgaaacattttcatggtaTGGTTTTTAAGGAATAATAGCATTACAAATTTAgttctattttaatattattcctAATATCCAACACTAAGATTCTGATGGAAAATTATTTGTCATTAATCTGccgattttttttgtcattggtGATCTCTGTGTAATGAGTTGTCGGAAAATAAGAGATCTTGGAGAGGGTGGTACAGTAATAGAAAaccaggggccgaattaccgcatttgatatcgagtaaaatttatcataattttcttatgtgagattatggcattcgatatcgagcaagaaattttgtaaattttatcataatttcgatatcATCATCagttttcgatacgatagctcattcgatcacgaatgcgtTAATTTGGCCCTAGTTTCCTAACAAAGCCAAGTTTTGTTGGTCACCAATTGTGACCTCTCTATAAATTTATAAGGTAAAAATTCCCAAGCGGCCAGATGACGACATTTTTATGGCGTTCGTATTCTGAATAATGATCGTTTCAGAGCGACGTACATTAAACAAGAGGTGACTTtgaatgtatttattatttttaaccaaCATATGATAGATCGCCTTGCAAAAGTATTCAGAACATTCAAGGGATTTCCCGAATGATTGGGTATTGTGgtgtaaacaacttttttttgttggatttgAATGTTGAATTTCAGACCCATAGATTACAGATTCGTCATCgtcttttttttataccaaattatGATCTCTAGATACATAGCCAATGGGTCCGAACGAGTTcaactattaaaataaactcaCATGAATGTGAGCGGAACTCAATAATAAGCATCAAAAACGAAAAGATAATTCGATTTATACAACATTATTAACATGTGACATGTTATGTTAGTGTCGATCACAGCTCTTGATCGATCATTGATGGTTTGTTATACATAAGAAGCAGCGATTAAATTAGCTGACTTTGCTTTATCCTAATAATAGCAGTAATGGAGTGCTTTTAGTCGGTAAAGAAGTAAAGCCTTCATCCGTAAtgcattttattgtttaaatcgCAAATTTcacagaagattttctaaaaaattaaaaaaaatttcaaatcaactTAAATCCCATgtaatttttggactaaattaaaattaaatgaacttATTTTTAAGAAACCTAATAATTAATTGACTAATTTACAATACATACagaattcttaaataaatattctaaCATTAAATCTATGAAAATCAATAACATGTTTTACATGTTGTagcaaattaattaaacaaaaaataaagggCGCTACAAACTAAGTCCCCaatgaacaaagtccccaaaccgcaaatgaattaaggccccaaaatttaatatagaaaaaaccaacaacaaaatttagggacttagttaatttttggggatttatttcatttctaaaattggggatttaattcattatgaaattactctggggtgtatcaaaaattggcttcgctcagaaaagttgttttgcattgccggccttagGCCGGACGCATATGTTTcgtcctctggggtgtatcaaaaattggCTTCGCTCAGAGAAGTTTTTTTGCATTGCGCATTCTGGGCgtagccggtttttgatacaccccagaggagaaaacctttgcgcacggccaaaggccggcaatgcaaaatgTTTTTAGTATGCGAAGacggtttctttttcattttggttgggagtttatttcatttagaacttttgggttttaattcataatgaattaagcccctaattttgggattttaattcatttgtggtttgcggactttgttcgtagcgccaaaataaagaattaatatcaattataataaagatattcaaaacaaatatatgaaCAGTGAGAACAGTgcagtacatacatattttgtatttttttctttatataaccccgtgtctatacttgacaaatatttatcataacaattaatgacgtttgttgtcaagacaaagttgtctgagcaaaagcactaacaattttgtcataacaaaGCAAAGATACTAATAAATGGGTACTATAcctgaacatttttattttgatgtttatCATGACACAAATTTATCAGCTATAGACATAGGGTTaagaacaataaatatttatgaaatgttTATCTAATTTTGTTCAATAATAGATCACTGCTGTTCAAACATTGTAAATAATATGTTATTTGTTgagaaaatctttaaaataccAGCCTACTGCATATTttgattcaattaaaaaatgttcgaaTGAAACCAAACATTCTGTTtatattcattcgaataattaatataataaattatgcTGTAAACCCCTCAAACTAAGCTtgttaaaaattcttaatataagtatgtattttaacaaataaaagcaacatttaaacaattttgtatactttaaaataaactaaaatcgtTTATAACCTAAAAATCTattgtaaaattcaacataacctataaagaaatattcttgtcatttattttgttttttgtaaacttttagCTTGTAAACACATCAAAACCAACACTgaatgatatttatttattgactaTAACACTTTCTGTTTGTTACTTATTGTAGTTGCTAATTTGTTGCTTTCCTTAGACCACAATGGGTGTTCGAACATCCAAAGTTTTACTATCGGTTAAAGTGGATGATAACGAACACGATGTATTATTGTTATTCACTTGACTTTCCATATCTAGATCGCCAGACTGGAAATTATTATTATCCATGGTAATAAGAGCCAACGAGGGTACTCGATGAATTTCAACAATTTCGGTGAGCGTTACACCTTCTTCTTCTGAATCGGAGGGATGATATTGGGCCGGTGCCTTCAGATGGGTGGGATATTTGAAGTAGGCCGGCAATGGGGGAGAAGGTGAACGTATGGCATACATGGAGGAGGAAGAAGTGGGTGATTGTAAAATTGCATCATCGAATACTGTTGGTTCGAGCTCTGTACTATCGGGCGATATAATGGTGGTGGTAGTTTTAGAAGTCGAATCCGATGAATCGGTTAATTCATTCATTTCGGCCATCATTTGCTCGATGCGTATGTGAGCCACCTCATCACTATCCTCATCGGAATTTAGGGCATAATAGAGATTGGTGCCAATCTCAGTGCCAAAAACATTacgaaattgttgaaataatttttgggCCTCTTCGTCATCTGGCTGGTCAAGCTGGCCATGTTGTTCGTATGGCTGATCCGTTGTAGTCCAAATAAAATTATCATTTGAGCAATCTTTTTCACTTCGTTGACCTCGTCAAACTTTTTcggtagattttgtttttgattttgtcgGTGTTAAGTTGGTGGGGAATCTGTTTTAGAACATTAATTAATTTGTGTACTTTCTTTTAAATCCCACAAACAGAACAAAAAACTCACCCTTTATTAATGGAACCTGTATGCGAGTCATCTTGTCCCGTTTTGGAAGTTTGTGTTTGCGTTGAAGACATATTACTTTTACTGAATGGTGCCTGGAACGAGGTGGAGGTTATGGTAAAATAGCCTCCAGGTTTGGGTTTCAAATGTCTATTATTGATTTGCATATGTACAGTC comes from Calliphora vicina chromosome 2, idCalVici1.1, whole genome shotgun sequence and encodes:
- the LOC135952542 gene encoding uncharacterized protein LOC135952542; amino-acid sequence: MADETEESFHSTEQTTKIETEPENTKDAAPTELTPTPASSSPKPMTSFNEHEILAEQFENYLRIAQALMKTLKRPKDIEICTNLLRKVQRLNDSKHLEVKRNNNAFFRYCLKVLKWTSDNQPLELYQCWYRNKDTVEGPTESRTWLENNKSYMALKFLKDGTNIIYAAVADDPAAGWQDGGLNILAKRGACSRN
- the LOC135951856 gene encoding uncharacterized protein LOC135951856 isoform X1; this translates as MKAITINLTLLLIVVTITGSWAIRCYQCSSDQDRKGYDSCGAYKKFNRTEHIAIECNSDESHMPGSFCMKVVQQGPRGFIWDGRWRQVIRRCASVADTGVTGVCNWGVYENGIYWEECYCSSDSCNGTVSLSMSKTLWAFVLLVGVLGFSRILRN
- the LOC135952502 gene encoding uncharacterized protein LOC135952502; translation: MADETEESFHSTEETTKIETEPENTKDAAPTELTPTPASSSSPKPTTSFNEHEILAEQFENYLRIAQALMKTLKRPKDIEICTNLLRKVQRLNDSKHLEVKRNNNAFFRYCLKVLKWTSDNQPLELYQCWYQNKDTVEGPTESRTWLENNKSYMALKFLKDGTNIIYAAVADDPAAGWQDGGLNILAKRGACSRN
- the LOC135952196 gene encoding probable G-protein coupled receptor CG31760 yields the protein MMAEMNELTDSSDSTSKTTTTIISPDSTELEPTVFDDAILQSPTSSSSMYAIRSPSPPLPAYFKYPTHLKAPAQYHPSDSEEEGVTLTEIVEIHRVPSLALITMDNNNFQSGDLDMESQVNNNNTSCSLSSTLTDSKTLDVRTPIVV